Proteins encoded by one window of Superficieibacter sp. HKU1:
- a CDS encoding SmdA family multidrug ABC transporter permease/ATP-binding protein, with translation MRLFAQLSWYFRREWRRYLGAVALLIIIAILQLIPPKVVGIIVDGVTQQHYSSTQVLMWLGLMAVIAVVVYLLRYVWRVLLFGASYQLAIELREDYYRQLSRQHPEFYLRHRTGDLIARATNDVDRVVFAAGEGVLTLVDSLVMGCAVLIVMSTQISWQLTLLALVPMPVMAMMIKRNGDQLHERFKLAQAAFSSLNDRTQESMTSIRMIKAFGLEDRQSALFAADAADTGAKNLRVALIDARFDPTIYIAIGTANLLAIGGGSWMVINNTLTLGELTSFVMYLGLMIWPMLALAWMFNIVERGSAAYSRIRAMLSEAPVVNDGTQTLPPERGTLEVAVAEFRWPHAAHPTLNNVNFTLKPGKMLGICGPTGAGKSTVLALIQRHFDVDSGEIRFHGIPLPHLKIDNWRSRLAIVNQTPFLFSDTVASNIALGKPGATQEEIEQVARLASVHEDILRLPQGYETEVGERGVMLSGGQKQRLSIARALLVNAEILILDDALSAVDGRTEHQILHNLRQWGEGRTVIISAHRLSALTEADEIIVMQHGHISQRGEHETLAAQPGWYRDMYRYQQLEAALDDEPEEATHA, from the coding sequence GTGCGATTATTTGCTCAACTAAGCTGGTACTTCCGCCGGGAATGGCGACGCTATCTCGGGGCCGTGGCTTTGCTTATCATTATTGCTATTTTGCAGCTGATCCCGCCCAAAGTGGTGGGCATTATTGTTGATGGCGTTACCCAGCAGCACTATAGCTCAACCCAAGTGCTGATGTGGTTAGGTCTGATGGCGGTGATTGCGGTAGTGGTGTATCTGCTGCGCTATGTCTGGCGCGTGCTGCTGTTCGGTGCGTCTTACCAGCTTGCTATCGAACTGCGCGAAGATTATTACCGCCAGCTTAGCCGCCAGCATCCGGAGTTTTACCTGCGCCACCGTACCGGTGACTTAATTGCCCGTGCGACTAACGATGTCGATCGCGTGGTTTTTGCCGCCGGAGAAGGAGTATTAACCCTGGTCGATTCTCTGGTGATGGGCTGCGCAGTATTGATCGTCATGTCCACGCAAATTAGCTGGCAGCTAACGTTGCTGGCGCTGGTGCCGATGCCAGTGATGGCGATGATGATCAAGCGTAACGGCGATCAGCTCCATGAGCGTTTTAAACTGGCGCAGGCGGCGTTTTCATCGCTGAACGACCGCACCCAGGAGAGCATGACCAGCATCCGCATGATCAAAGCTTTTGGTCTGGAGGATCGCCAGTCGGCGCTGTTTGCCGCCGATGCGGCGGATACCGGGGCGAAGAACCTGCGCGTCGCGCTTATCGATGCGCGTTTCGATCCCACCATTTACATTGCGATTGGCACGGCGAACCTGCTGGCGATTGGCGGCGGGAGCTGGATGGTAATCAACAACACCTTAACCCTTGGCGAGTTGACTAGTTTCGTGATGTATCTCGGGCTGATGATTTGGCCGATGCTGGCGCTGGCGTGGATGTTTAATATCGTTGAGCGCGGCAGCGCCGCCTACAGTCGTATTCGCGCGATGCTCTCTGAAGCGCCAGTGGTCAACGACGGTACGCAAACCCTGCCACCGGAGCGCGGTACGCTCGAGGTGGCCGTCGCAGAGTTCCGCTGGCCGCATGCGGCGCACCCCACGCTTAACAATGTCAACTTCACGCTAAAACCGGGGAAAATGCTGGGGATTTGCGGGCCGACCGGCGCGGGGAAAAGTACGGTGCTGGCGCTGATCCAGCGGCATTTCGATGTCGATAGCGGTGAGATCCGTTTCCACGGTATTCCGCTTCCCCACCTGAAAATTGATAACTGGCGCAGCCGTCTGGCTATCGTCAATCAGACGCCATTCCTGTTTTCCGATACCGTTGCCAGCAATATTGCGCTGGGCAAACCGGGGGCTACACAGGAGGAGATTGAGCAGGTGGCGCGCCTTGCCAGCGTCCACGAGGATATCCTGCGTTTGCCCCAGGGCTATGAGACGGAAGTGGGCGAGCGCGGGGTGATGCTCTCCGGCGGACAAAAACAGCGCCTTTCCATCGCGCGTGCGCTATTGGTCAATGCGGAGATCCTGATCCTCGACGATGCTCTGTCGGCGGTCGATGGACGCACCGAACATCAAATTTTGCATAACCTTCGCCAGTGGGGCGAGGGGCGTACTGTGATTATCAGCGCGCATCGCCTCTCTGCCCTGACCGAGGCGGATGAGATAATCGTTATGCAGCACGGGCATATCAGCCAGCGCGGCGAGCACGAAACGCTTGCCGCTCAGCCTGGCTGGTATCGTGATATGTACCGCTATCAGCAGCTTGAAGCGGCGCTGGACGACGAGCCGGAGGAGGCCACCCATGCGTAG
- a CDS encoding SmdB family multidrug efflux ABC transporter permease/ATP-binding protein — MRSFGQLWPTLKRLLKYGSPWRKPLALAVGMLWGAAIAEVSGPLLISYFIDNMVAKRTLPLGPICGLAAAYIGLQLLAAGLHYAQSLLFNRAAVGVVQQLRTDVMDAALRQPLSAFDTQPVGELISRVTNDTEVIRDLYVTVVATVLRSAALVGAMLVAMFSLDWRMALVAITIFPAVIIVMLIYQRYSTPIVRRVRAWLAEINDGFNEVINGMSVIQQFRQQARFGERMREASYAHYQACMQTLKLDGFLLRPLLSLFSALVLCGLLMLFGFTSVGTIEVGVLYAFISYLGRLNEPLIELTTQQSMLQQAVVAGERVFELMDRPRQDYGIDDQPLRSGTIDIENVSFAYHQDRLVLQDISLHIPSRSFIALVGHTGSGKSTLASLLMGNYPLTQGEIRLDGRPLASLSHTTLRHGVAMVQQDPVVLADSFLTNVTLGRAISEEQVWQALETVQLAELARGMSDGIHTPLGEQGNNLSVGQKQLLALARVLIDTPQILILDEATANIDSGTERAIQLALAAVRKQTTLIVIAHRLSTIVDADTIMVLHRGQAVERGTHQQLLAAQGRYWQMYQLQLAGEELQADKQDESLSA; from the coding sequence ATGCGTAGTTTTGGCCAGTTATGGCCCACACTCAAACGTCTGCTGAAATATGGCTCGCCCTGGCGTAAACCGCTGGCGCTGGCCGTCGGGATGCTGTGGGGGGCGGCCATTGCGGAAGTCAGCGGCCCGCTGCTGATCAGCTATTTTATCGACAATATGGTCGCAAAACGCACGCTGCCGCTGGGGCCGATTTGCGGCCTGGCGGCGGCCTATATTGGCCTTCAGCTGCTGGCGGCCGGGCTGCACTATGCCCAGTCGCTATTGTTCAACCGGGCAGCGGTGGGCGTGGTCCAGCAATTACGCACGGATGTGATGGATGCAGCGCTGCGCCAGCCGCTCAGCGCCTTCGACACCCAGCCCGTCGGGGAGCTGATTTCACGGGTTACGAATGATACTGAAGTGATCCGCGATCTCTACGTCACCGTCGTCGCTACGGTACTGCGAAGTGCGGCGCTGGTTGGCGCAATGCTGGTGGCTATGTTCAGCCTCGACTGGCGGATGGCGCTGGTCGCCATCACCATCTTCCCGGCGGTGATCATTGTGATGCTGATTTATCAGCGCTACAGCACGCCGATCGTCAGACGAGTACGCGCCTGGCTTGCTGAAATCAACGATGGCTTTAATGAAGTCATCAACGGCATGAGCGTGATCCAGCAGTTCCGCCAGCAGGCGCGTTTTGGCGAGCGAATGCGCGAAGCCAGCTATGCGCACTATCAGGCGTGCATGCAAACCCTGAAGCTGGACGGCTTTTTGCTGCGTCCATTGCTTAGCCTGTTCTCCGCGCTGGTCCTGTGCGGATTACTGATGCTGTTCGGCTTTACCTCCGTCGGCACCATTGAGGTCGGGGTACTGTATGCGTTCATCAGCTATCTGGGACGCCTCAACGAACCCCTGATTGAACTGACCACCCAGCAGTCAATGCTCCAGCAGGCGGTGGTTGCCGGCGAGCGCGTTTTCGAACTTATGGACCGTCCTCGCCAGGACTATGGCATTGATGACCAGCCGCTGCGCAGCGGGACCATTGATATTGAAAATGTTTCTTTTGCCTATCATCAGGACCGGCTGGTATTACAGGATATTAGCCTGCATATCCCCTCGCGCAGCTTTATTGCGCTGGTCGGGCATACCGGCAGCGGTAAAAGCACTCTCGCCAGCCTGTTGATGGGTAACTATCCGCTTACGCAGGGAGAAATTCGTCTCGACGGGCGGCCGCTGGCCTCGCTGAGTCACACGACGTTGCGCCACGGCGTAGCGATGGTCCAGCAGGATCCGGTGGTGCTGGCGGACTCATTCCTCACCAATGTCACCCTTGGCCGGGCCATCAGTGAAGAACAGGTGTGGCAGGCGCTGGAGACGGTCCAGCTGGCGGAGCTGGCGCGCGGAATGAGTGACGGTATCCACACGCCTCTGGGCGAGCAGGGGAATAATTTGTCGGTCGGGCAAAAACAGCTTCTGGCGCTGGCGCGGGTGCTGATTGATACCCCGCAGATCCTGATCCTTGACGAAGCCACGGCCAATATCGACTCCGGAACGGAACGCGCGATCCAGCTGGCGCTGGCGGCAGTGCGCAAGCAGACCACGCTGATTGTTATTGCTCACCGCCTGTCGACGATTGTTGACGCAGACACCATCATGGTCCTGCATCGCGGACAGGCGGTGGAGCGGGGCACGCATCAGCAACTTCTGGCGGCGCAAGGACGTTACTGGCAGATGTATCAACTCCAGCTTGCCGGAGAAGAGCTTCAGGCCGATAAACAGGATGAATCACTGAGCGCCTGA
- the glnK gene encoding P-II family nitrogen regulator, with protein sequence MKLVTVVIKPFKLEDVREALSSIGIQGLTVTEVKGFGRQKGHAELYRGAEYSVNFLPKVKIDVAIADDQLDEVIDVISKAAYTGKIGDGKIFVAELQRVIRIRTGEADEAAL encoded by the coding sequence ATGAAGCTGGTAACAGTGGTAATTAAGCCATTTAAACTCGAGGACGTGCGTGAAGCGCTCTCTTCTATTGGTATTCAGGGGCTTACCGTGACCGAAGTGAAAGGTTTCGGACGTCAAAAGGGGCATGCTGAACTTTATCGCGGGGCGGAATATAGCGTGAACTTTCTGCCGAAAGTAAAGATTGATGTCGCCATCGCCGACGATCAGCTGGATGAAGTGATCGACGTCATCAGTAAAGCGGCCTACACCGGAAAAATTGGCGACGGCAAGATTTTTGTCGCCGAGCTGCAACGCGTTATTCGCATTCGTACCGGCGAAGCCGACGAAGCGGCACTTTAA
- the amtB gene encoding ammonium transporter AmtB: MKIATIKTALGTVALLPGLAMAAPAVADKADNAFMMICTALVLFMTIPGIALFYGGLIRGKNVLSMLTQVTVTFALVCVLWVIYGYSLAFGEGNSFFGNFNWVMLKNIELTAVMGSFYQYIHVAFQGSFACITVGLIVGALAERIRFSAVLIFVVVWLTLSYIPIAHMVWGGGLLATHGALDFAGGTVVHINAAIAGLVGAYLIGKRVGFGKEAFKPHNLPMVFTGTAILYVGWFGFNAGSASAANEIAALAFVNTVVATAAAILAWVFGEWITRGKPSLLGACSGAIAGLVGVTPACGYIGVGGALIVGIAAGLAGLWGVTMLKRVLRVDDPCDVFGVHGVCGIVGCILTGIFAATSLGGVGYAEGVTMGHQVLVQLESIGITIVWSAVVAFIGYKLADMTVGLRVPEEQEREGLDVNSHGENAYNA, from the coding sequence ATGAAGATAGCAACGATCAAAACGGCTCTGGGGACGGTGGCGCTGTTACCGGGTCTCGCCATGGCAGCACCAGCGGTGGCGGATAAAGCCGATAACGCCTTTATGATGATTTGTACGGCGCTGGTGCTGTTTATGACCATCCCCGGCATTGCACTGTTTTACGGCGGTTTAATCCGCGGTAAAAACGTACTTTCCATGCTCACCCAGGTAACGGTGACCTTCGCGCTGGTGTGCGTACTGTGGGTGATTTACGGTTACTCGCTGGCGTTTGGCGAGGGCAACAGCTTCTTCGGTAACTTCAACTGGGTGATGCTGAAAAATATCGAGCTGACGGCGGTGATGGGCAGTTTCTACCAGTATATCCACGTTGCTTTCCAGGGCTCTTTTGCCTGCATTACCGTTGGCCTGATTGTCGGTGCGCTGGCTGAGCGTATCCGTTTCTCTGCGGTACTGATTTTTGTCGTGGTCTGGCTGACGCTCTCCTATATCCCGATTGCGCACATGGTGTGGGGCGGCGGTCTGCTGGCGACCCACGGCGCGCTGGATTTTGCAGGCGGTACGGTCGTTCACATTAATGCCGCTATTGCCGGGCTGGTGGGCGCGTATCTGATTGGTAAACGCGTCGGCTTTGGCAAAGAAGCGTTCAAACCGCACAACCTGCCGATGGTCTTCACCGGCACCGCTATCCTGTATGTTGGCTGGTTTGGCTTTAACGCTGGCTCAGCCAGTGCGGCTAACGAAATCGCGGCGCTGGCCTTTGTGAATACCGTTGTCGCCACGGCGGCCGCTATTCTGGCGTGGGTGTTTGGCGAGTGGATCACCCGTGGTAAACCTTCTCTGCTGGGCGCCTGTTCTGGTGCCATTGCCGGACTGGTTGGCGTCACGCCTGCCTGCGGTTACATCGGCGTCGGCGGCGCGCTGATCGTCGGTATCGCGGCGGGTCTGGCGGGACTGTGGGGCGTCACCATGCTCAAACGCGTGCTGCGCGTTGACGATCCGTGTGATGTGTTTGGCGTCCACGGCGTGTGTGGTATTGTCGGCTGTATCCTGACCGGGATCTTTGCGGCGACTTCTCTCGGCGGCGTTGGCTATGCAGAAGGCGTGACCATGGGGCATCAGGTGCTGGTACAGCTGGAAAGCATTGGCATCACCATTGTCTGGTCGGCGGTGGTAGCTTTCATCGGCTATAAACTGGCGGATATGACCGTTGGACTGCGCGTACCGGAAGAGCAGGAGCGCGAAGGTCTGGACGTCAACAGCCACGGCGAGAATGCGTATAACGCGTAA
- the tesB gene encoding acyl-CoA thioesterase II, which translates to MSQALSNLLTLLNLEKIEEGLFRGQSEDLGLRQVFGGQVVGQALYAAKETVPEERLVHSFHSYFLRPGDSQKPIVYDVEVLRDGNSFSARRVAAVQNGKPIFYMTASFQAQESGYEHQKTMPPAPSPDSLKSETEIARSLAHLLPPTVKEKFLSEKPLEIRPVEFHNPMKGHIAEPARQVWIRANGPMPDDLRVHQYLLGYASDFNFLPVALQPHGVGFLEKGMQVATIDHSMWFHRPFNMNDWLLYSVESTSASSARGFVRGEFYTQDGVLVASTVQEGVMRNRG; encoded by the coding sequence ATGAGTCAGGCGCTAAGCAACTTACTGACATTATTAAATCTGGAAAAAATTGAAGAAGGATTATTTCGCGGCCAGAGCGAAGATTTAGGCCTGCGTCAGGTTTTTGGCGGTCAGGTAGTGGGTCAGGCGCTTTATGCGGCAAAAGAGACCGTACCGGAAGAACGGCTGGTGCACTCTTTCCACAGTTATTTCCTGCGCCCCGGTGATAGCCAGAAGCCGATCGTTTATGACGTTGAGGTTTTGCGCGATGGTAACAGCTTCAGCGCTCGCCGCGTGGCCGCCGTCCAAAACGGCAAGCCGATTTTTTATATGACGGCCTCATTTCAGGCACAGGAATCGGGTTATGAACATCAGAAAACGATGCCGCCCGCCCCGTCGCCGGATTCGCTGAAATCGGAAACTGAGATTGCCCGCTCGCTGGCCCATTTATTACCGCCGACGGTGAAAGAGAAATTTCTCAGCGAGAAACCGCTGGAGATCCGCCCGGTCGAGTTTCATAACCCGATGAAAGGCCACATCGCTGAGCCCGCGCGTCAGGTGTGGATCCGCGCCAATGGTCCAATGCCGGATGATTTACGCGTGCACCAGTATCTGCTGGGCTACGCCTCAGATTTCAACTTTTTACCAGTGGCGCTACAGCCGCACGGCGTGGGTTTTCTGGAAAAAGGGATGCAGGTCGCGACTATCGACCATTCTATGTGGTTCCATCGTCCATTTAATATGAATGACTGGCTGCTTTATAGCGTGGAAAGCACTTCCGCTTCCAGCGCGCGCGGATTTGTGCGCGGCGAGTTTTATACTCAGGACGGCGTACTGGTCGCCTCGACCGTGCAGGAAGGGGTAATGCGTAACCGGGGTTAA
- a CDS encoding YbaY family lipoprotein → MKVVHMLSGIAVVVALAACADKSADIQTPALNPNTSGVASKSVIKQPNVSGTVWIRQKVALPPDAVLTVTVSDASQSDAPSKVIAQKAVRTEGKQPPYSYVLPFNPADIQPNARILLSAAITVKDKLVFITDGVKPVINQGGTKVDLTLVPVPQTAVPIQSGGGAATTVPSTSPTQITPSSAVPAPTVY, encoded by the coding sequence ATGAAAGTCGTGCACATGTTAAGTGGTATTGCCGTAGTAGTTGCTCTGGCAGCCTGTGCTGATAAAAGCGCGGATATTCAGACCCCAGCACTTAACCCTAATACTTCTGGTGTGGCTTCAAAGTCTGTTATTAAGCAGCCAAATGTTTCAGGGACGGTATGGATCCGTCAGAAAGTCGCGTTACCGCCTGACGCGGTCCTCACCGTGACGGTTTCTGATGCTTCTCAGTCAGACGCGCCTTCAAAAGTTATTGCGCAGAAGGCCGTTCGTACCGAGGGCAAGCAGCCGCCTTACAGCTACGTGCTGCCGTTTAACCCGGCGGATATCCAGCCTAACGCCCGCATCCTGCTCAGTGCAGCGATTACGGTTAAAGATAAGCTGGTGTTTATTACCGATGGTGTGAAACCGGTTATCAACCAGGGCGGTACCAAAGTTGACCTGACGCTGGTTCCGGTTCCGCAGACGGCGGTGCCAATTCAGTCTGGCGGCGGTGCTGCGACGACGGTTCCGTCAACGTCGCCAACGCAAATTACCCCGTCTTCTGCTGTTCCAGCGCCAACCGTGTACTAA
- a CDS encoding MGMT family protein has translation MDPEDAFPQRVWQIVAAIPEGFVTTYGDIARLAGSPRAARQVGGVLKRLPEGSTLPWHRVVNRHGNISLTGPDLQRQRQALLAEGVQVSGSGKIDLQHYRWVF, from the coding sequence ATGGATCCAGAAGACGCATTTCCGCAGCGCGTTTGGCAAATTGTGGCGGCAATACCCGAGGGTTTTGTGACGACCTATGGTGATATTGCGCGTCTGGCGGGTTCGCCACGCGCGGCGCGTCAGGTGGGAGGTGTGTTAAAACGTCTGCCGGAAGGATCAACGCTCCCGTGGCACAGGGTGGTAAACCGACACGGAAACATCTCTTTGACCGGACCCGATCTGCAACGTCAACGGCAGGCGCTGCTTGCGGAAGGGGTGCAGGTATCAGGAAGTGGGAAAATCGATCTCCAGCATTATCGCTGGGTGTTTTAA
- a CDS encoding flavin reductase family protein, translating to MKKHNWPVENVRHWLEPGPIVLISSRWQEQDNIMTLGWHTILEFSPSLVGCMISAGNASFERIRQSGECVINLPDVTMADTVAKIGNCSADTTDKFAAFSLTAEKSQQVSAPSIAECHANFECRLYDDTMIKRYNFFIFEVVAARVKPEPEWPQTLHYAGDGVFRTDGEVIDRKKWFTKVS from the coding sequence ATGAAAAAGCATAACTGGCCGGTGGAAAATGTGCGTCACTGGCTGGAACCGGGCCCCATTGTTCTTATCAGCAGTCGCTGGCAGGAACAGGATAATATTATGACGCTGGGCTGGCATACCATTCTTGAGTTCTCGCCTTCGCTGGTGGGCTGTATGATTTCCGCGGGCAATGCCAGCTTTGAGCGTATTCGACAGAGCGGTGAATGCGTGATTAACTTACCCGATGTCACGATGGCTGACACGGTAGCGAAAATCGGCAACTGCAGCGCGGATACCACCGATAAGTTTGCAGCCTTTTCGCTGACGGCTGAGAAGAGCCAGCAGGTCAGCGCGCCGTCCATTGCAGAATGCCATGCGAATTTCGAATGTCGTCTGTACGATGACACAATGATAAAGCGCTACAACTTTTTCATTTTTGAAGTCGTTGCGGCTCGCGTTAAACCTGAGCCAGAATGGCCGCAAACCCTGCACTATGCCGGTGACGGGGTATTTCGTACCGATGGCGAGGTCATCGATCGTAAGAAATGGTTTACCAAAGTATCCTGA
- a CDS encoding EAL domain-containing protein, which yields MRTRRLIVLISVLLIITALLPVSLSVWMAHQNATRVFTGELESFSARVMLRTNMVASQAEDALQQLETINVTPCSREHLLEMRRVAYSRRYIQEILYLRGLQPVCSSLEGKKKRAAFPRPLTMTPKGYRFWYTAKSDLGIEHDMVALGSTHYVVMIDPESLIDVLPYGAWPINVALIGMKRNLIIASSAPLANNVWVQAMHTHQTQFQHHDIMYHIMRYPALNLATLTWTSTTPLDNDLQRQLLYWLPFGGAVSLLAAWLILRILRRLQSPRQRLLEAIRSREIIVHYQPIILLENGRLAGAEALARWPQPDGTFLAPDIFISLAEQTGLITPLTELIVESVFADMGQWLQQHPDLHISINISASDLGNPALPTLLEQHVAHWQLDAGQIALELTEHCFVDPQMSASVIAGYRKMGHAIYIDDFGTGFSSLSYLHGLEADLLKIDKTFVEALEYNNVTPHIITLAKTLYLKMVAEGIETPQQEAWLREHGVEYGQGWLYSKALDKHAFIAWAERR from the coding sequence ATGCGAACCCGGCGCCTGATCGTGTTGATCTCGGTTTTACTTATTATTACCGCGCTACTGCCGGTCAGCCTGAGCGTCTGGATGGCGCATCAAAACGCCACCCGGGTTTTTACCGGTGAGCTGGAAAGCTTTTCCGCCAGAGTGATGTTACGAACCAATATGGTCGCCAGTCAGGCCGAAGATGCATTACAACAGCTGGAGACAATTAACGTCACGCCGTGCAGTCGCGAGCATTTACTGGAGATGCGTCGTGTCGCTTACAGCCGCCGCTATATTCAGGAAATCCTTTATTTAAGAGGGCTGCAGCCCGTTTGCTCGTCGCTGGAGGGGAAGAAAAAACGCGCCGCTTTTCCCCGGCCGTTGACCATGACGCCCAAAGGTTATCGCTTCTGGTATACCGCAAAAAGCGATCTGGGTATTGAACATGATATGGTCGCGCTCGGCAGCACGCACTACGTCGTGATGATCGATCCCGAATCGTTGATTGATGTCCTTCCCTACGGGGCCTGGCCGATCAACGTTGCCCTGATTGGGATGAAACGAAACCTGATTATTGCCAGCAGTGCGCCGCTGGCGAATAACGTTTGGGTACAGGCGATGCATACACATCAGACGCAGTTCCAGCATCACGATATTATGTACCATATTATGCGCTATCCGGCGCTCAATCTGGCCACGTTGACCTGGACCTCTACGACCCCGCTGGATAACGACCTGCAACGCCAGTTGTTATACTGGCTTCCTTTCGGCGGGGCCGTTAGCCTGCTGGCGGCCTGGCTTATCCTGCGTATACTGCGCCGCCTTCAGTCGCCACGTCAGCGCCTGCTGGAGGCGATTCGCTCGAGGGAGATTATTGTGCATTATCAGCCGATCATCCTTCTCGAGAATGGACGACTGGCGGGCGCAGAAGCGCTGGCTCGCTGGCCGCAGCCCGACGGCACCTTTCTTGCCCCGGATATTTTTATCTCCCTGGCGGAGCAAACCGGACTGATAACGCCGCTTACGGAATTGATTGTGGAGAGCGTTTTCGCCGATATGGGGCAGTGGCTGCAGCAGCATCCGGACCTGCATATTTCCATTAATATCTCGGCAAGCGATCTGGGCAACCCTGCCCTCCCGACGCTGCTGGAGCAGCACGTCGCGCACTGGCAGCTTGATGCCGGGCAAATTGCGCTGGAGCTGACCGAACACTGCTTTGTCGATCCTCAAATGAGTGCGTCGGTTATCGCAGGTTACCGAAAAATGGGCCATGCTATTTATATTGATGATTTTGGCACCGGCTTCTCCAGTCTTAGCTATTTGCATGGTCTGGAAGCCGACCTGCTTAAAATCGACAAGACTTTCGTTGAGGCACTGGAATACAACAACGTCACGCCGCACATCATTACGCTGGCAAAAACGCTTTATCTTAAAATGGTGGCGGAAGGTATCGAAACCCCACAGCAGGAAGCCTGGCTACGTGAACATGGCGTAGAGTATGGGCAAGGCTGGCTTTACAGTAAGGCTCTTGATAAACACGCGTTTATTGCCTGGGCCGAGAGGAGGTAA
- a CDS encoding GntR family transcriptional regulator codes for MKKSEFVTQDLLSKIYQNDPSGSRKLPPERQLAEEYGVSRFTIRQALEKLVRIGVVRIVQGSGIWINASAHNNPLVYNSITEKRFDQIRFRMISLHKKRPDRDEQQIFGISEETFIWQFCRLRYVDEMAVQIEISRMPVTLFADLNQQVIEQSLQQYVLSKGYQISHLLTSYRAVSVSREQAALLGCKKGSPAMHINNRGMLNGGQVYEISDIIDINYTCTYVIPHNRDNLAWRQGV; via the coding sequence ATGAAAAAAAGCGAATTTGTTACGCAGGATCTGCTTAGTAAAATCTATCAGAACGATCCCTCTGGTTCGCGCAAACTTCCGCCGGAGCGCCAGCTTGCTGAAGAGTATGGCGTGTCGCGCTTTACCATCCGGCAGGCGCTGGAAAAACTGGTACGGATTGGCGTTGTGCGGATTGTGCAGGGCTCCGGGATCTGGATCAACGCGTCGGCGCATAACAATCCGCTGGTATACAACTCCATTACCGAAAAACGCTTCGATCAAATCCGCTTTCGAATGATTAGCCTGCATAAAAAACGGCCTGACCGCGATGAGCAGCAGATCTTTGGCATCAGCGAAGAGACATTTATCTGGCAGTTTTGCCGACTGCGCTATGTTGATGAGATGGCCGTGCAAATTGAAATCTCGCGTATGCCGGTTACGCTGTTTGCCGATCTTAATCAGCAGGTGATTGAACAATCGCTACAGCAGTATGTGTTGAGCAAGGGCTATCAGATTTCACATTTGCTGACCAGCTATCGGGCAGTCAGCGTCAGCCGTGAACAGGCGGCGCTGTTGGGCTGCAAAAAAGGCAGCCCGGCGATGCATATTAATAACCGTGGGATGTTAAATGGCGGCCAGGTGTATGAGATCAGCGATATTATTGATATCAACTACACCTGCACGTATGTCATTCCCCACAATCGCGATAACCTCGCCTGGCGTCAGGGGGTGTGA